A genome region from Cyprinus carpio isolate SPL01 chromosome B23, ASM1834038v1, whole genome shotgun sequence includes the following:
- the psmb11b gene encoding proteasome subunit beta type-11b produces MALQDVCGLHNPPLFPQWTAPLSRSFMPEDSTHLSGGGIHGEAFSTRLPGRGGLSPLEFYMPIAEYLTESPINFGQTSLSSAPTKLLEIDHLYPSLPSISLPPPTPCPISPSVPLPFTLSHGTTTLGFAFQGGVIAAADTRSSCSGLVACPASPKVLPIHSHLVGTTSGTSADCALWKRILSRELRLYQLRHRRRLSTGGAAKLLSHMLHPFKGTELCVAATLCGWDGDEEKHEQPFTEKHANTPTNQMTASDSSGQSAASVASTPQHANIPTNQMTASDSSGQSAASVASTPQHANIPTNQMTASDSSGQSAASVASTPQHANTPTNQMTASDSSGQSAASVASTPQHANTPTNQMTASDSSGQSAASVASTPQHANAPTNQMTASDSSGQSAASVASAPQPLIAATAQQVVRSRSRICGPRVIYVCSDGLRLQGELFSVGSGSPYAYSILDSSVYWGMSVQEATAVAREAVYRATYRDAYSGNNVDL; encoded by the coding sequence ATGGCTTTGCAAGATGTATGCGGCTTGCACAACCCCCCTCTGTTCCCTCAATGGACTGCTCCACTCTCACGGTCCTTTATGCCGGAAGATTCCACTCATCTGTCCGGAGGGGGGATTCACGGAGAAGCTTTTTCTACACGGCTGCCTGGGAGGGGCGGCTTGAGTCCTCTGGAGTTTTACATGCCGATAGCTGAATACCTCACAGAGAGCCCAATAAACTTTGGTCAAACTAGCCTCAGTTCAGCGCCGACGAAGTTACTGGAAATAGACCACCTATACCCCTCACTGCCGTCCATCTCTCTTCCTCCACCCACACCTTGCCCCATCTCTCCCTCCGTTCCGTTACCGTTCACTCTCTCTCACGGCACCACCACTCTCGGCTTCGCGTTCCAGGGAGGAGTGATTGCCGCAGCCGACACGCGTTCCAGCTGCTCGGGGCTGGTGGCCTGTCCCGCGTCCCCGAAGGTCTTACCCATCCACTCTCACCTGGTCGGCACCACCTCGGGGACATCAGCTGACTGCGCACTCTGGAAGCGCATTTTGTCTCGGGAGCTCAGGCTGTACCAGCTACGACACCGCCGGAGGCTGTCAACAGGGGGCGCTGCCAAACTGCTGTCCCACATGCTGCATCCATTCAAAGGCACGGAGCTGTGCGTCGCAGCCACACTGTGTGGATGGGATGGGGACGAAGAAAAACATGAGCAACCATTTACAGAGAAACATGCAAATACTCCAACCAATCAAATGACAGCCAGCGATTCAAGCGGCCAATCAGCAGCGAGTGTTGCCTCAACTCCTCAACATGCAAATATTCCAACCAATCAAATGACAGCCAGCGATTCAAGCGGCCAATCAGCAGCGAGTGTTGCCTCAACTCCTCAACATGCAAATATTCCAACCAATCAAATGACAGCCAGCGATTCAAGCGGCCAATCAGCAGCGAGTGTTGCCTCAACTCCTCAACATGCAAATACTCCAACCAATCAAATGACAGCCAGCGATTCAAGCGGCCAATCAGCAGCAAGTGTTGCGTCAACTCCTCAACATGCAAATACTCCAACCAATCAAATGACAGCCAGCGATTCGAGCGGCCAATCAGCAGCAAGTGTTGCCTCAACTCCTCAACATGCAAATGCTCCAACCAATCAAATGACAGCCAGCGATTCAAGCGGCCAATCAGCAGCAAGTGTTGCCTCAGCACCTCAACCACTGATAGCTGCTACTGCTCAACAAGTCGTCAGAAGTCGTTCGAGAATTTGCGGCCCACGAGTTATTTATGTGTGCAGTGACGGGCTGCGCCTGCAGGGGGAGCTGTTCTCTGTGGGCTCAGGGTCTCCCTACGCATACTCGATCCTGGACAGCAGTGTTTACTGGGGAATGAGCGTACAAGAGGCCACTGCCGTTGCCAGGGAGGCCGTGTACCGTGCCACCTACAGAGACGCGTACTCGGGCAATAATGTCGATCTCTAA